A window of the Lolium perenne isolate Kyuss_39 chromosome 7, Kyuss_2.0, whole genome shotgun sequence genome harbors these coding sequences:
- the LOC127311674 gene encoding leucoanthocyanidin dioxygenase 1-like, protein MSRVEALSMSGLSAIPAEYVRPPSERHGLGDAYDQAAKHAEGSPLIPVVDVAAFDPSDPASAPSLAVVDAVRAAAVEWGVMHVAGHGIPSDLLDALRAAGTDFFKMPIEDKEVYANDPAAGHLEGYGSKLAANESGQREWEDYLFHLVHPDHAANHARWPAHPPEYVPVTRQFGELVSGLASRLLAILSLGLGVPAPTLEHRLRLVEPTQDKVADDDQDKEQEEELLDLLLKLKINYYPVCPQPDLAVGVEAHTDVSALSFILTNGVPGLQVKRAGRDDEGWVTARDEPGTLVVHVGDALEILSNGRYTSVLHRGLVNRVATRVSWVVFAEPPPDRVLLQPLPELLADGQEQPRFAPRTFRQHLEHKVLKKKQSEEEEAKKAPVAPNLLPAV, encoded by the coding sequence ATGTCCCGCGTGGAGGCGCTGAGCATGAGCGGCCTGTCCGCCATCCCGGCGGAGTACGTCCGGCCGCCGTCGGAGCGCCACGGCCTCGGGGACGCCTACGACCAGGCGGCCAAGCACGCCGAGGGCTCCCCGCTCATCCCCGTCGTCGACGTCGCCGCTTTCGACCCCTCCGACCCGGCCTCCGCGCCCAGCCTCGCGGTCGTCGACGCCGTCCGCGCCGCGGCCGTCGAATGGGGCGTGATGCACGTCGCTGGCCACGGTATCCCTTCGGACCTCCTTGACGCGCTCCGCGCCGCCGGGACGGACTTCTTCAAGATGCCGATCGAGGACAAGGAGGTTTACGCGAACGACCCAGCGGCCGGGCATCTCGAGGGGTACGGAAGCAAGCTGGCGGCGAACGAGAGCGGGCAGCGGGAGTGGGAGGACTACCTGTTCCACCTCGTGCACCCCGACCACGCCGCGAACCACGCGAGGTGGCCCGCGCATCCGCCGGAGTACGTCCCCGTGACGCGGCAGTTCGGGGAGCTCGTCAGCGGGCTCGCCTCCAGGCTCCTCGCCATCCTCTCGCTCGGCCTCGGCGTCCCGGCCCCCACGCTCGAGCACCGCCTCCGCCTAGTCGAGCCCACCCAAGACAAAGTCGCAGACGACGACCAGGACAAggagcaagaggaagaactcCTCGACCTCTTACTGAAGCTGAAGATCAACTACTACCCGGTGTGCCCGCAGCCGGACCTGGCCGTGGGCGTCGAAGCGCACACCGACGTCAGCGCGCTCTCCTTCATCCTCACCAACGGCGTGCCCGGCCTGCAGGTCAAGCGCGCCGGCCGCGACGACGAAGGGTGGGTGACGGCGCGCGACGAGCCGGGCACGCTGGTGGTGCACGTCGGCGACGCGCTCGAGATCCTCAGCAACGGGCGCTACACCAGCGTGCTCCACCGCGGCCTCGTCAACCGCGTCGCCACGCGCGTCTCCTGGGTCGTCTTCGCCGAGCCGCCGCCGGACCGGGTGCTCCTGCAGCCCCTGCCCGAGCTCCTCGCCGACGGCCAGGAGCAGCCGCGGTTCGCGCCGCGCACCTTCAGGCAGCACCTGGAGCACAAGGTGCTGAAGAAGAAgcagagcgaggaggaggaggccaagaAGGCGCCCGTCGCACCCAACCTGCTGCCTGCCGTTTGA